CCCTGCTTACCTTTAATCATATCACTTAATGATTTAAGTGGACGCTTATTTGAACCTCTAATAACCCTTCCACGCCTTCCATTATCAAAAAGTGCGTCCACTGACTCTTGAAGCATCCTTTTTTCATTTCTAATAATAATTTCAGGAGCATTCAACTCAATCAGTTTTCTAAGACGGTTATTTCTATTAATAACCCTTCTATATAAATCATTTAAATCACTTGTAGCAAACCTTCCTCCGTCAAGAGGGACAAGAGGTCTAAGCTCAGGTGGAATTACCGGAATCACATCCAAAACCATCCATTCAGGCTTGTTACCACTTCTCCTGAACGATTCTAAAACTCTTAGCCTTTTTGCAATTTTGAGTTTCTTTTGAACACTATTAGTTTCCTTAAGCTCAGTTTTAAGCTCCAAAATTGTCAAGTCTATATCTACTTTCTTTATAAGTTCTTTAATGGCCTCTGCACCCATCTTCGCAACAAAAGCATTTGGGCCATACTCTTCAACAAGCTTTCTATACCTTTCTTCACTTAAAAGTTCCCTTTCTTTGAGAGGTGTAGATTTAGGGTCAATTACTATATATGATTCAAAATATGTCACTCTCTCAATATCTTTGATATTTAAATCTAAGACAGCACCTATCCTACTTGGGCTACCTTTAAAAAACCATATATGCACAACAGGTGAAGCAAGCTCTATATGCCCCATCCTCTCTCTTCTAACTTTAGACTGGATTACCTCAACACCACATTTTTCACAAACAATGCCTCTGTGTTTCATCCTTTTATATTTCCCACAAAGACATTCCCAGTCTTTTACAGGTCCAAATATTTTGGCACAAAACAAGCCATCCCTTTCAGGCTTGAATGTCCTGTAATTAATCGTTTCAGGTTTAGTAACCTCTCCATTAGACCAGCTTCTAATCTTATCAGGAGAAGCGATTTTTATTCTTATGGCATCAAAGAAAACTGGGCCTTTTTCATCCTTAAATGGATTAACTCTAACAGTTGACACGTAGCCCTCCAAATATATTATTCTTCATTATTTTCTTCATTTTTTAAATCTTCCTTGGTCAAAAGTTCAACATCAAGACCAAGACCTTGGAGCTCTTTTATAAGTACATTAAAGGATTCAGGCATACTTGCCTTAAAACTCAAGTTACCGTTTACTATAGACTCATACACCTTTGTCCTACCTTCAACATCATCAGATTTAACAGTCAACATCTCTTGTAAAATATGTGATGCACCGTAAGCCTCAAGTGCCCAAACCTCCATCTCACCAAGTCTCTGACCACCAAACTGAGCTTTACCTCCAAGCGGTTGCTGAGTTACAAGTGAGTATGGCCCGGTAGACCTTGCGTGAATTTTGGTTTCAACAAGGTGGTGAAGTTTCAACATGTACATAACACCAACGGTAACTTCTCTATCAAAAGGCTCTCCCGTCCTACCATCGTATAGAATAGTCTGACCATCTTCATTAAAGCCTGCCTTTTTGAGCAGTTCTTTGATATCGCTCTCTTTAGCTCCATCAAAGACAGGAGTAGCTACATGCAAGCCGAGAGCTTTTGCAGCCCATCCAAGATGTGTTTCAAGTACCTGCCCAACGTTCATCCTTGAAGGAACGCCCAACGGGTTTAAAACTATCTCAACAGGCGTACCATCAGGAAGATACGGCATGTCAGCTTCAGGAAGTACTCTTGAAATAACACCTTTGTTACCGTGACGACCTGCCATCTTATCACCAACCATCAACTTTCTCTTGATTGCGATAAAGACCCTAACCGACTTTAAAACACCGGCCGGCAGTTCATCACCCTTTTCTATCTTATTTCTTTTATCTTTAAAGTTTTCTTCAGCTCTTTTTACCCTTTCAAAATAGATCACATTTATTTTTGCTATTTTGTCTTCAATTTCACTTTTGTTCTCTACAGGAAGAAGTATTAAGTCCGAATAATTTAGATTAAGCAATGTATCTTCATCTAAAACCGTCCCTGATTTTAAGACTCCATTATCAGTTTCATAGTCTTCAATTAGCTTTCTATCCTTCAAAAGAGAGATAATTTTTTTCTTTCTTCCAATCTCTATAGCTTCAAGCTCTTTTTTGTGCCCCTCTTTTAGCCTTTCATATTCTGATTTTTCAATCTGCTCAGTACGCTCATCCTTCTCAATACCACGCCTTGTCATTACTTGCACATCAACAACAGTACCATTAACTCCAGGTGGCACTCTTAGAGAAGCATCTTTTACATCTCCGGCTTTCTCGCCAAATATTGCTCTAAGAAGTTTTTCTTCAGGAGTAGCCTGAGATTCACCCTTAGGTGTTACCTTACCGACTAAAATATCCCCTTCAGAAACCTTGGCACCAATTCTAATGATACCACTTTCATCAAGGTCTTTTACAGCCTCTTCACTAACATTAGGAATATCCCTTGTTATCTCTTCAGGTCCTAATTTGGTATCCCTTGCTTCTATTTCATACTCTTCAATATGAATTGAAGTAAAGGCATCTTCCTTAACCAGTTTCTGAGAAACAAGTATAGAGTCCTCGTAGTTATATCCCATCCAAGGCATGAAGGCCACCACGATATTTTTACCAAGTGCAAGCTCACCCATGTCTGTAGATGGTCCATCTGCAATAGGCTGCCCTTTTTCGACAAAACTCCCCTTCTTAACAATCGGTTTGTAATTTATACAAGTTTCTTGGTTAGTTCTTCTATATTTATCAAGGTCATATACATCTATTCCAAATTGTCCATCCTTCTCAAATCTGATAACAATTCTCATAGAGTCAACATATTCCACATAACCAGCGTTTTTAGCAACTATTGCCGCACCTGAATCAACTGCAACCTTTTTCTCAAGCCCCGTCCCTACAATCGGAGCACTCGTCTTGATAAGCGGTACAGCTTGACGCTGCATGTTAGAACCCATCAATGCCCTGTTTGCATCATCATGTTCCAAAAATGGAATAAGTGCCGTAGATACAGATACAATCTGCATTGGAGCAACGTCCATATAGTTGATAAGCTCTTTCGGTGCAGACAAAGACTCACCTTTATGTCTTGCTGCAATATAGTCTTTAACAAATCTACTATCTTCATCAAGCAATGCGTTTGCCTGAGCAATATAATAATCCTCTTCCTCAATAGCAGACATGTACACTACTTCATCAGTTACTCTTCCATCAACTACCTTTCTATATGGTGTTTCTATAAAACCAAACTCATTTATCCTTGCATAAGTAGTCAACGAAGTAATAAGACCGATATTTGGTCCTTCAGGAGTTTCAATAGGACATAGCCTACCGTAACTTGAAGTATGAACGTCCCTTACCTCAAAGCCTGCTCTCTCTCTGTTTAAACCACCGGGTCCAAGGGCAGACAATCTTCTTTTGTGAGTAACCTCACTAAGAGGGTTAGTCTGATCCATAAATTGTGATAATTGATAACTTCCGAAAAACTCTTTAATTGAAGCTGATAAAGGTTTTGAATTGAGCAAGTCTTGTGGAGTAAGTTCTTCAATCTCATGAATACTCATTCTTTCACGAACAGTCTTCTCCATCCTTGCAAGACCTATTCTTATGTGGTTTTGAAGCTGCTCACCCACAGCCCTTACCCTTCTATGACCAAGGTGGTCTATATCATCTACGTTATCAAGACCAAGCCTTATGTTATTTAAAACTCTCACAGTTTCAACAATATCCTCTTTTGTAAGAGTAGTTGTTTCAAGGGGGACATCAAGCTTGAGTCTTTTATTTATTTTTAATCTTCCGACTTTTGAAAGGTCATAACGTCTGTCATTAAAAAACAGGTTTTCAAAAAGTGCGGTGGCTGTTTCTATAGTAGCAGGCTCACCGGGTCTGAGTTTTTTGTAGATTTCGATTAACGCCTCTTCTTGAGAGCTAACCTTATCCATACTCAAGACATCCCTAATAGCACTGTCACTATTTTGCCTATCAATAAACAATACTTTAAAAGATTTAATCCCCGAATCGATAATCTTTTCTAAAAGTTCTTCAGAAAGAGATGTGTTTGACTCGCAAATTACTTCACCGTTTTCATCCATGATATCATCAGCTATAAATGTTTCCTGAAGATCCTGAAATGTAATCGGATAATCTTTTATTTCAGCTTTGACAAGCCTCTTTCTTGCAGCCTTTGTTATCTTATGCCCTGCTTTTACTACGACATTCCCTTCCGTATCGGAAATATCCATACTGTTTCTTCTACCTACAATCTTCTCAGGGTCAAATTCTTTATATAGCTCATCCCCTTTGATAATTACGGTTTCAGTTTCGTAGTATGTTTTTAATATATCTTGATCTGTCAGCCCAAGTGCTTTCAAAAGGACAGTAACAGGAATCTTTCTCTTTTTATCAATACGAACATACATTATGTTCTTGGTATCAAACTCAAAATCTATCCATGAACCTCTGTAAGGAATAATTCTCGCACTGTAAATATGCTTTTCAACAACACTCTTGCCTGCTGTTGTATCCTCAAAGAATATCCCAGGTGATCTATGCAGCTGGTTAACGATAACCCTCTCCACACCATTTATTACAAATGTACCCCTGTCAGTCATAAGTGGGATGTCACAAATATAGACATCTGACTCCTTGGCTGAAAGGACACTTTTTTCACCTGTTTCTTCATCTATATCATAATTTACAAGTCTTACCTTTATTTTTACCGGAGCTGCAAATGTCGCTTTTCTTTCTATTGCCTCTCTGGCTGAGTATTTAGGTTTCTCTATTGTATAGCTTACATATTCAAGAATTGAAGTCTCATTGAAATCAGTAATGGGAAATATCTCTGTAAACACCTGCTCAAGCCCTTTCAGCTCACGTTTATCAGGTGCAACTTCAGCCTGTAAAAAATCTCTGTATGAGTTTTTTTGGACCTCAACCAGATCTGGTAGGTCAATAACGTGTTTTATTTTTGAAAAATTTAATCTACTCTTGGGAATTAAGGATTTATTCATGCTTTCCACCCGCCGGAAATATTTTAAACGGAAAATAGGAGGCGTAGTGCCTCCTACAAAAACTACAACTTATTAATATCTTAAATTACTTAATTTCAACTGAAGCGCCAGCTTCTTCAAGCTTAGCCTTAATCTGCTCAGCTTCTTCTTTCTTGATACCTTCTTTAACTGGTTTTGGAGCTTCGTCAACTAATGCCTTGGCCTCTTTTAATCCAAGTCCAGTAAGCTCTCTTACAACTTTGATAACCTGAACTTTCTTATCGCCACCACTTGTTAAGATAACGTCAAATTCAGTTTTTTCTTCAGCAGCTTCAGCGCCACCAGCTGCAGGAGCAGCACCAGCAACCATAGCAACAGGAGCAGCAGCAGAAACACCAAACTTATCTTCAAGCTCCTTTACAAATTCAGCCAACTGAATAACAGTCATATTTTCGATAAATTCAATTACTTGTTCTTTAGTTATGGACATAGTAAATATCCTCCATTAATTATTTTCTTTCTTATCTTTAATTGCATTAAGTACATTAAGCAGACTTCTTGGTATGTTTGCAAGAAGTGAAACAAAGTTTCTTGTAGGTGCTGACATAGAGCCAAGCATCTTCGCAAGAAGCTCCTCTCTTGAAGGCAAATCAGCAAGAGCAATTACATCCTCTTTACTTAAGGCAGTACCTTCAAAATATCCGGCTTTTATGTCGAAATTTTTGTAATCTTTTGCATATTTTTTGAATTCCTTCGCAACAGATGCAGGATCTCCAAAAACAATTGCACAGGCAGTTGGTTCAACAAGGTATTCATCAAGCCCTTCAATGTTGTTATTTTTAAGGGCAAGCTTTAATAGTCTATTTTTAACAACTCTAAAGTCGTGTCCGCTGGACTTGATAGAGTTGCGAACGTTACTAAGCTCTGTATATGTCATCCCTTTATATGAAGCAAGAAACAGGGCTGACATTTCAGAGGTTTTCTCAGTGAGTTCTTGGACGAGTTTTTCCTTGTCACTCTTTTTCAAATTTTCCTCCTTAAACTCCGGCTTATATATCAAAACCGGTTTCCACAGGATTTACGCTTAACAGCACCTGCTTCTCCAACCAGAGTTTAGTCCTTTTTAGATAAGTGCTACAGCTTTTTGCTGGTCTACTTTAACACCAGGGCCCATTGTAGTGGAAATTGTGATACTTCTTATATACTGCCCTTTAGCTGAAGCAGGTTTTGCCTTGACCAGCGACTCAAGCAAAACCATAAAGTTTTCAACAAGCTTTTTTGTTTCAAAACTTTTCTTTCCAACAGGTGCATGAACTATACCAGCCTTGTCAACTCTGTACTGAATCATACCTGCCTTCAAATCAGTAACAACTTTTTTAACATCATTTGTAACTGTACCTACCTTTGGGTTAGGCATAAGACCTCTTGGTCCTAAAACTTTTCCCAACTTACCAACTTCCGCCATCATATCTGGCGTTGCAACTACCTTGTCAAAGTCAAACCAACCACCTTGGATCTTACTAACAAGATCACTGTCACCGACATAATCAGCCCCTGCCTCTTGAGCTTCTTTTGCCTTGTCACCTTTTGCAAAAACCAACACTTTTACCTGCTTTCCTGTACCATGCGGTAGGGTTACCGAACC
This genomic interval from Deferrivibrio essentukiensis contains the following:
- the rpoB gene encoding DNA-directed RNA polymerase subunit beta, with the protein product MNKSLIPKSRLNFSKIKHVIDLPDLVEVQKNSYRDFLQAEVAPDKRELKGLEQVFTEIFPITDFNETSILEYVSYTIEKPKYSAREAIERKATFAAPVKIKVRLVNYDIDEETGEKSVLSAKESDVYICDIPLMTDRGTFVINGVERVIVNQLHRSPGIFFEDTTAGKSVVEKHIYSARIIPYRGSWIDFEFDTKNIMYVRIDKKRKIPVTVLLKALGLTDQDILKTYYETETVIIKGDELYKEFDPEKIVGRRNSMDISDTEGNVVVKAGHKITKAARKRLVKAEIKDYPITFQDLQETFIADDIMDENGEVICESNTSLSEELLEKIIDSGIKSFKVLFIDRQNSDSAIRDVLSMDKVSSQEEALIEIYKKLRPGEPATIETATALFENLFFNDRRYDLSKVGRLKINKRLKLDVPLETTTLTKEDIVETVRVLNNIRLGLDNVDDIDHLGHRRVRAVGEQLQNHIRIGLARMEKTVRERMSIHEIEELTPQDLLNSKPLSASIKEFFGSYQLSQFMDQTNPLSEVTHKRRLSALGPGGLNRERAGFEVRDVHTSSYGRLCPIETPEGPNIGLITSLTTYARINEFGFIETPYRKVVDGRVTDEVVYMSAIEEEDYYIAQANALLDEDSRFVKDYIAARHKGESLSAPKELINYMDVAPMQIVSVSTALIPFLEHDDANRALMGSNMQRQAVPLIKTSAPIVGTGLEKKVAVDSGAAIVAKNAGYVEYVDSMRIVIRFEKDGQFGIDVYDLDKYRRTNQETCINYKPIVKKGSFVEKGQPIADGPSTDMGELALGKNIVVAFMPWMGYNYEDSILVSQKLVKEDAFTSIHIEEYEIEARDTKLGPEEITRDIPNVSEEAVKDLDESGIIRIGAKVSEGDILVGKVTPKGESQATPEEKLLRAIFGEKAGDVKDASLRVPPGVNGTVVDVQVMTRRGIEKDERTEQIEKSEYERLKEGHKKELEAIEIGRKKKIISLLKDRKLIEDYETDNGVLKSGTVLDEDTLLNLNYSDLILLPVENKSEIEDKIAKINVIYFERVKRAEENFKDKRNKIEKGDELPAGVLKSVRVFIAIKRKLMVGDKMAGRHGNKGVISRVLPEADMPYLPDGTPVEIVLNPLGVPSRMNVGQVLETHLGWAAKALGLHVATPVFDGAKESDIKELLKKAGFNEDGQTILYDGRTGEPFDREVTVGVMYMLKLHHLVETKIHARSTGPYSLVTQQPLGGKAQFGGQRLGEMEVWALEAYGASHILQEMLTVKSDDVEGRTKVYESIVNGNLSFKASMPESFNVLIKELQGLGLDVELLTKEDLKNEENNEE
- the rplL gene encoding 50S ribosomal protein L7/L12, whose translation is MSITKEQVIEFIENMTVIQLAEFVKELEDKFGVSAAAPVAMVAGAAPAAGGAEAAEEKTEFDVILTSGGDKKVQVIKVVRELTGLGLKEAKALVDEAPKPVKEGIKKEEAEQIKAKLEEAGASVEIK
- the rplJ gene encoding 50S ribosomal protein L10, whose product is MKKSDKEKLVQELTEKTSEMSALFLASYKGMTYTELSNVRNSIKSSGHDFRVVKNRLLKLALKNNNIEGLDEYLVEPTACAIVFGDPASVAKEFKKYAKDYKNFDIKAGYFEGTALSKEDVIALADLPSREELLAKMLGSMSAPTRNFVSLLANIPRSLLNVLNAIKDKKENN
- the rplA gene encoding 50S ribosomal protein L1 is translated as MPRRGKKYKEAIAKIDRLKLYELEEAIEIAKNTAYAKFDETVDAAIKLGVDPRHADQMVRGSVTLPHGTGKQVKVLVFAKGDKAKEAQEAGADYVGDSDLVSKIQGGWFDFDKVVATPDMMAEVGKLGKVLGPRGLMPNPKVGTVTNDVKKVVTDLKAGMIQYRVDKAGIVHAPVGKKSFETKKLVENFMVLLESLVKAKPASAKGQYIRSITISTTMGPGVKVDQQKAVALI